A genomic region of Lachnoclostridium edouardi contains the following coding sequences:
- a CDS encoding M24 family metallopeptidase: protein MLENRNQEAICRRLQESMEKFGLDAMIITSPEAIFYCTGFASQFLYLSNQIGLTAAIVPKEGKITLICNEFEKQAAVSSCRDIHIVTYPVWIYIEDYAKEDEEDKPAQPDLNRTFRMAAEVVLSKYKNPKVGVESEVISHTKWDFLQSVFPGENLTDCSGALVEARMIKTPWEIQVLRKAAEISEVAMYKTARECVPGMTEADIMMLFKNNCQNQSEDVMCALQAHTIGADFAPAVVPRHNRIKLGDIVRLDGGPMYCGYGADLARTFAVGNKTEKKREEIYASLWKGVECARKLLGPGVPMNVVFQEIQNTIKAEIKGYKRGHHGHSIGCNRFTEEAPFIGGAETRTFQPGMVFCLEMPYYSSKNHSYNIEDTFLITEDGCEFFTHPNESLYLQ, encoded by the coding sequence ATGTTAGAAAACAGAAATCAGGAGGCTATCTGCAGAAGACTGCAGGAATCTATGGAAAAATTTGGCTTAGACGCCATGATTATTACTTCTCCGGAGGCGATTTTTTACTGCACCGGTTTTGCCAGCCAGTTTTTATATTTATCAAATCAAATTGGTTTAACAGCCGCTATTGTTCCTAAAGAGGGGAAGATAACATTAATCTGCAATGAGTTTGAAAAGCAGGCCGCCGTTTCCTCCTGCAGGGATATTCACATTGTTACATATCCTGTTTGGATTTATATTGAGGATTACGCCAAAGAGGACGAGGAGGATAAACCGGCTCAGCCTGACTTAAACAGAACCTTCCGGATGGCGGCTGAGGTCGTTCTGTCTAAATACAAAAATCCTAAGGTGGGAGTGGAAAGCGAAGTAATCTCCCACACAAAATGGGATTTCTTACAAAGCGTATTTCCCGGAGAAAACCTTACAGACTGTTCCGGCGCATTAGTGGAAGCCAGAATGATAAAGACTCCCTGGGAGATTCAGGTATTAAGAAAAGCGGCAGAAATATCAGAGGTGGCAATGTACAAAACTGCAAGGGAATGTGTGCCTGGAATGACAGAAGCAGATATTATGATGCTGTTTAAAAATAATTGCCAGAATCAGTCAGAGGATGTAATGTGCGCCCTTCAGGCACACACCATAGGCGCTGATTTTGCCCCTGCAGTAGTGCCCCGCCATAACAGAATAAAATTAGGAGACATTGTGCGGTTAGACGGAGGGCCTATGTACTGCGGATATGGAGCGGACTTAGCCAGAACCTTTGCCGTGGGAAATAAAACAGAGAAGAAAAGAGAAGAAATATATGCCTCCCTGTGGAAGGGAGTAGAATGCGCCAGAAAGCTGTTAGGGCCTGGGGTGCCAATGAATGTAGTGTTCCAGGAGATTCAGAATACAATTAAGGCAGAGATTAAAGGTTATAAAAGAGGCCATCACGGCCACTCTATTGGGTGCAACCGTTTTACAGAGGAAGCTCCTTTTATCGGCGGAGCAGAAACCAGAACGTTCCAGCCGGGAATGGTATTTTGCCTGGAGATGCCTTATTACAGCAGCAAAAATCACAGCTATAACATTGAAGACACCTTCCTGATTACAGAAGACGGATGTGAATTCTTTACACATCCTAATGAATCCTTATATTTACAGTAG
- a CDS encoding TRAP transporter large permease produces the protein MVPILLVCLLVLFISSAPIMVALGLSGFFSLIFGSDVDAMIIVQRLIGGIDSFALMALPFFIFAANLMDSGGLSKRLLDWARALIGHVCGGIAASTQLASMFFGALSGSSPATIIAIGKLMYPELQERKYPKKFIAGLLASSGSVALVIPPSVTIIVFCVTTGVSVGKCFMAGITAGIILGISSLVYIYFFAKKHNLPRDKKATGKELFIATKRAAAALMVPVIILGGIYSGLCTPTESAAVSAVYALLIGMFVYKELTLKRLWQVAVESAISCAQVLVLISAATVLAWILTVSQVSTMVTNTLLAGVTSKFTFLLILNLILLVMGMFMDGSAAILIIAPLVFNMGVSLGVDGVHMCIVMISNLALGMYTPPFGMNLFVTNSITKMDMMDMLPGVWPFLVANLISMLIITYCPDLIMLLPNLVG, from the coding sequence ATGGTGCCAATATTACTAGTATGCTTGCTTGTGCTGTTTATCAGCAGCGCGCCGATTATGGTGGCTCTTGGTCTGTCAGGTTTCTTTTCTCTGATTTTTGGCTCAGATGTAGACGCCATGATTATTGTACAAAGATTAATTGGAGGAATTGACTCCTTTGCTTTAATGGCTCTTCCGTTTTTCATTTTCGCCGCTAACCTGATGGACAGTGGGGGACTGTCTAAACGGCTTTTAGACTGGGCCAGAGCGTTAATCGGCCACGTGTGCGGAGGAATCGCGGCCTCCACCCAGCTGGCCAGCATGTTCTTCGGAGCCTTGTCAGGCTCCAGCCCGGCTACCATTATTGCCATTGGAAAGCTGATGTACCCAGAACTGCAGGAAAGAAAATATCCTAAAAAATTTATTGCAGGGCTTTTGGCTTCCTCTGGATCTGTAGCTTTAGTAATCCCGCCCAGCGTTACCATTATTGTATTCTGCGTGACTACTGGAGTATCTGTAGGAAAATGCTTTATGGCGGGAATTACAGCGGGAATTATTTTAGGAATCAGTAGCTTAGTTTATATTTATTTCTTTGCCAAAAAGCACAACCTGCCTAGAGATAAAAAGGCCACTGGGAAAGAGCTGTTTATTGCTACAAAGCGTGCGGCTGCAGCCTTAATGGTTCCGGTGATAATTTTAGGCGGTATTTATTCTGGCCTCTGCACTCCTACAGAGTCTGCGGCAGTGTCTGCAGTATATGCTTTGCTAATCGGAATGTTTGTATATAAAGAGCTGACCTTAAAACGTCTTTGGCAGGTGGCTGTAGAATCAGCGATTTCCTGCGCCCAGGTATTAGTGCTGATTTCTGCCGCTACTGTACTGGCATGGATTCTTACAGTAAGCCAGGTGTCCACAATGGTTACAAATACGCTTTTGGCAGGAGTAACATCTAAATTTACATTCCTTTTAATCTTAAACCTGATTCTTTTAGTTATGGGAATGTTTATGGACGGCTCTGCAGCAATTTTAATTATTGCTCCATTAGTATTTAACATGGGAGTCAGCCTTGGAGTGGACGGGGTACATATGTGTATTGTTATGATTTCCAACTTAGCCTTAGGCATGTACACCCCGCCATTTGGAATGAACCTGTTTGTCACCAATTCTATTACCAAAATGGATATGATGGATATGCTGCCTGGAGTGTGGCCGTTTTTAGTGGCAAACCTGATCAGCATGTTAATTATTACTTATTGCCCTGATCTGATTATGTTGCTGCCTAATCTGGTGGGATAG
- a CDS encoding polya polymerase, with translation MKIQNITDVDKFFKVIDECKGVVELVSPEGDRINLKSKLSQYLSMATIFSNGFINELDLVAHDKEDIERLIQYMYNGQ, from the coding sequence ATGAAAATTCAGAATATCACAGATGTAGATAAGTTCTTTAAAGTAATTGACGAGTGTAAAGGTGTTGTTGAGCTTGTTTCCCCAGAGGGCGACAGAATCAATTTAAAATCTAAGCTGAGCCAGTATTTATCTATGGCAACTATTTTTTCCAACGGATTTATTAATGAGTTAGATTTAGTTGCTCACGACAAAGAAGATATTGAACGTCTGATTCAGTACATGTACAACGGTCAGTAA
- a CDS encoding TRAP transporter small permease, which produces MAVILKTIVKVEKVILGCFILLATGIIAYDVIARRLGVAPSWGEEIVRYMMIWITFLGSALCFRRGAHFGIDVIRRVPGEKFQKFVSLFVILTGAVFSGFLLYYGWKYTSFAYFSNQKTPALGWPIFLVYMSVPVGAFLSEVHLLEVFLNDVLGIYKIQE; this is translated from the coding sequence ATGGCTGTAATTTTGAAAACCATTGTAAAGGTAGAAAAAGTCATATTGGGGTGTTTTATTTTGCTGGCAACAGGGATTATTGCATATGACGTAATTGCCAGAAGATTAGGGGTAGCTCCCTCCTGGGGCGAGGAAATTGTCCGCTATATGATGATATGGATTACATTTTTAGGAAGCGCCCTCTGTTTCAGAAGAGGAGCCCATTTTGGAATTGATGTAATCAGAAGAGTGCCTGGAGAAAAATTTCAGAAGTTTGTTTCCCTGTTTGTAATCTTGACAGGGGCTGTATTTTCAGGATTTTTACTATATTACGGATGGAAGTATACTTCCTTTGCATATTTTTCAAACCAGAAAACACCGGCTCTTGGCTGGCCTATTTTCCTGGTATATATGAGCGTCCCTGTGGGAGCGTTTTTGTCGGAGGTTCATTTGCTGGAAGTATTTTTAAATGATGTATTGGGAATCTATAAAATTCAGGAATAA
- a CDS encoding MalY/PatB family protein, whose translation MKYNKEYFDHYTERRGTRSIKWDGCNKKFGVDPDVEMIPMWIADMDFKCPEEVIEAVTKKAREGIYGYSTREDSFFEAIAKWVEKRYLWKVEKDWIIFTPGVIPGFTVAIQTFTQPGDGIIVQTPVYYPFMDGVKNNGRTLVENVLIEKDGVYTMDFQDLEEKAKNPFNKLLILSNPHNPVGRCWTKEELERLGNICADNGVLVVSDEIHGDLIMEGYSHCAMSGISEKIKNNTITNYAPSKTFNLAGLQTAYTIIPNDSIREKFQKGLNANRVFNMNWFGPVALETAYEKCQGYVEALCEYLKENLDYMEAYIKEYIPQIKMIRPEGTYLVWLDFRKTGMTAEEIEDFVVNKAYIGADLGSWFGKPGEGFIRLNIACPRCILEKAMERLKNSFCEN comes from the coding sequence ATGAAGTACAATAAAGAATACTTTGACCATTATACGGAAAGAAGAGGCACCAGAAGTATAAAATGGGACGGCTGCAATAAAAAGTTTGGGGTGGACCCTGACGTGGAAATGATACCTATGTGGATTGCCGACATGGATTTTAAATGCCCTGAGGAGGTAATAGAAGCCGTCACCAAAAAGGCCAGGGAAGGCATATACGGATACAGCACCAGGGAGGACAGCTTTTTTGAAGCTATTGCTAAATGGGTGGAAAAGCGTTATCTTTGGAAGGTAGAAAAAGACTGGATTATATTTACTCCAGGCGTTATTCCAGGCTTTACTGTGGCGATTCAAACATTTACTCAGCCGGGAGACGGAATTATTGTGCAGACTCCGGTTTATTATCCGTTTATGGACGGGGTAAAAAATAACGGGAGAACGCTGGTGGAAAATGTGCTGATAGAAAAAGACGGAGTATATACAATGGATTTTCAGGACCTGGAAGAAAAGGCTAAGAATCCTTTCAATAAGCTGTTGATTCTATCGAATCCACATAATCCTGTAGGCAGGTGCTGGACAAAGGAAGAGCTGGAGCGCCTGGGAAATATTTGTGCGGACAACGGCGTATTAGTGGTGTCAGACGAGATTCACGGCGATTTAATTATGGAAGGGTATTCCCACTGCGCCATGTCTGGAATATCTGAAAAAATAAAAAATAATACCATTACTAATTATGCTCCAAGCAAAACCTTTAATCTGGCCGGACTGCAGACTGCATATACCATTATTCCAAATGACAGCATCAGAGAAAAATTTCAGAAAGGCCTAAATGCCAACAGAGTCTTTAATATGAACTGGTTCGGCCCTGTGGCCTTGGAAACAGCATATGAGAAATGCCAGGGATATGTAGAAGCCCTGTGTGAGTATTTAAAAGAAAATCTGGATTATATGGAAGCCTATATTAAAGAATATATTCCTCAGATAAAAATGATACGCCCTGAAGGCACGTATTTAGTGTGGCTGGATTTCAGAAAAACAGGAATGACAGCAGAAGAAATTGAGGACTTTGTAGTGAACAAAGCTTATATAGGAGCAGATTTAGGCAGCTGGTTTGGAAAACCGGGAGAAGGGTTTATCCGCTTAAACATTGCCTGCCCCAGATGTATTCTGGAAAAAGCAATGGAAAGACTGAAAAACAGTTTTTGTGAAAACTAA